Proteins from a single region of Butyrivibrio fibrisolvens:
- a CDS encoding chemotaxis protein CheW: MDALRDTQDIGEIVQYIIIKLADEQYGIDIKYIDNIVRMQNITRVPKVDDYFRGVLNIRGVIVPVMSIRILMGMEEDVITNKSRIIILKIGEEGELLGIIVDQVNQVLNIGSRNIDKLSFDEKTKKTNGKFISGVGKYEGGLVSILDLTALDPEQAKEKKE, translated from the coding sequence ATGGATGCACTTAGAGATACCCAAGATATAGGTGAAATCGTTCAATATATCATCATCAAGCTTGCTGACGAGCAGTATGGTATCGATATCAAGTATATCGATAATATAGTCAGGATGCAGAATATTACAAGAGTTCCTAAAGTTGATGACTACTTCAGAGGCGTCCTTAATATCCGAGGCGTTATCGTTCCTGTAATGAGTATCCGTATTCTCATGGGAATGGAAGAAGATGTTATCACCAACAAGAGCCGTATCATTATCCTTAAGATCGGCGAAGAAGGCGAACTTCTTGGAATAATCGTAGATCAGGTTAATCAAGTACTTAATATCGGCTCACGCAACATCGATAAGCTTTCCTTTGATGAAAAGACCAAGAAGACCAACGGTAAGTTCATCTCCGGTGTAGGAAAGTACGAAGGCGGACTGGTATCAATCCTTGATCTGACTGCCCTTGATCCTGAACAGGCAAAAGAAAAGAAAGAATAA
- a CDS encoding flagellar brake protein, translated as MLSDYIIPGNRIELQTYTSNFTDSSNERKSYASKIYDILSEEKIDVMMPMEKGQLQLLPVDGTYTIVFYSDKGLFQCNGRVEDRYRSNNMYILTLELTSPLSKLQRREYYRFSCAINFKFRNLTQDEELTIRDNPFFSLDNDEPMEKGMIVDISGGGIRFISSERFDENTRIFICYQLPQRGSPKDYRIIGQILKTRELENKQGSFEHRVKYTNIDEDDREDIIHYIFEEERKLMRRT; from the coding sequence GGAAACAGAATAGAACTTCAGACGTATACCAGCAATTTTACTGACTCGAGCAATGAGAGAAAGTCATATGCAAGTAAGATCTATGACATCCTCTCAGAAGAGAAGATCGATGTCATGATGCCCATGGAAAAAGGGCAGCTGCAGCTCCTTCCAGTAGACGGCACTTATACTATAGTTTTTTATTCTGATAAGGGACTGTTCCAGTGTAATGGACGGGTCGAGGACAGATACAGGTCCAATAATATGTATATCCTGACGCTGGAGCTCACGAGTCCTTTATCAAAACTCCAAAGAAGAGAATATTACCGTTTCAGCTGCGCGATAAATTTCAAATTCAGGAATCTGACGCAGGATGAAGAACTAACGATCAGGGATAATCCATTCTTTTCACTTGATAATGATGAACCTATGGAGAAAGGAATGATTGTCGATATAAGCGGTGGCGGTATCAGGTTCATATCTTCGGAAAGGTTCGATGAAAATACCAGGATATTCATCTGTTACCAGCTTCCTCAAAGAGGCAGTCCCAAGGATTACAGGATCATCGGGCAGATACTTAAAACAAGAGAGCTTGAAAACAAGCAGGGAAGTTTCGAGCACAGGGTTAAGTATACCAATATAGATGAAGATGATCGGGAAGATATAATCCACTACATCTTTGAAGAAGAACGTAAATTAATGCGACGCACATAA
- a CDS encoding chemotaxis response regulator protein-glutamate methylesterase, with product MKKIFLVDDSALMRSVLSDIINSDSKFHVEATARDGVEALEMLRQSNSYDVMVLDVNMPKMNGIELLQKLNEEKIRIRTMMASTDTMEGAKVTMDALDLGAIDFVHKPDRASACKGEDFTKEFLSTLWSVSISKLPTIVSVNKTEKPADKKIDKQIMQAVQKSTASISGNKIVAIASSTGGPRALQAVIPKLPKNLKAPVVLVQHMPVGFTASLAARLDSLSEISVKEAAEGDELQKGTVYIAKGGVHMHIEKNPSGKLVIHFKDGPTREGVKPSANFMYESLANSPYDEVVCVVMTGMGADGTEGIKNLKASKKVHVISQDEESCTVYGMPRAVATAGLSNQVVSLDKIAQEIVMNVGVS from the coding sequence ATGAAAAAAATTTTCTTAGTTGATGACTCTGCACTTATGAGAAGCGTTCTCAGTGATATCATTAATTCAGATTCAAAATTTCATGTGGAAGCTACCGCAAGAGACGGTGTTGAAGCGCTTGAAATGCTGAGGCAGTCCAACTCTTATGATGTCATGGTTCTCGACGTTAACATGCCTAAGATGAACGGAATTGAGCTTCTTCAGAAATTGAACGAAGAAAAGATCAGAATACGCACTATGATGGCTTCTACGGATACCATGGAAGGTGCGAAGGTCACAATGGATGCTCTGGATCTTGGAGCTATAGACTTCGTTCATAAACCTGACAGAGCTTCTGCCTGCAAAGGAGAGGATTTCACCAAGGAATTTCTTTCAACCCTTTGGAGCGTAAGCATTTCAAAGCTGCCTACTATCGTAAGTGTTAATAAAACTGAAAAACCCGCCGATAAAAAAATTGATAAGCAGATCATGCAGGCTGTTCAGAAAAGTACAGCCAGCATATCAGGCAATAAGATCGTCGCTATAGCTTCTTCTACAGGCGGTCCTAGAGCCCTTCAGGCGGTTATACCAAAGCTTCCAAAAAATCTCAAAGCACCAGTTGTTTTGGTGCAGCATATGCCGGTCGGTTTCACGGCTTCCCTTGCTGCTCGTCTTGACTCTCTTTCTGAGATATCAGTCAAGGAAGCAGCAGAAGGTGATGAGCTTCAGAAAGGAACCGTATACATCGCCAAGGGCGGTGTACATATGCACATAGAGAAGAATCCTTCCGGTAAGCTGGTTATCCATTTTAAAGATGGTCCTACAAGAGAAGGCGTTAAACCAAGTGCCAACTTCATGTACGAATCACTTGCAAACTCACCTTATGATGAAGTTGTATGTGTAGTCATGACAGGAATGGGTGCTGATGGCACAGAAGGAATCAAGAACCTTAAAGCTAGTAAAAAAGTGCATGTTATCTCACAGGATGAAGAATCCTGTACAGTTTATGGTATGCCCAGAGCTGTAGCAACTGCCGGATTATCCAATCAGGTAGTATCGCTGGATAAGATCGCACAGGAAATAGTAATGAATGTAGGGGTGAGTTAG
- a CDS encoding chemotaxis protein CheA, with amino-acid sequence MDTSQYLGVFLDEAKEHIQTLNDAIMTLEDDPTNEDCVNEIFRSAHSMKGMAGTMGYKRMQQLTHDMEDVFSDVRNGTLKVDTHMTDTLFKCLDAVQEYVDNIESSQDEGTEENADLIQALADIRAGKSGGGGGAAPASAPAAPAAEGAPAAAAPASSAEPAVPHGDWHLIPLDDTAKEAIKKGIADSRKVFGLTVKIQDTCLLKAARAFLVVKGLEDIGEVVASDPSNQDIEDEKFDFVFSLIVITDTEDVEKVSEIAKNVSEIESVEIGEFDPDAPAPAPAAENAPAAAAPAPAAPAAPAPAPAPAAAAPAPAPAAKPAEAGKAADAKKPAGKPVVSRTIRVDTEKLDSLMNQVSELIIAKNSLISATESAGIQNSNVTEQIEYLESVTTNLHESVMKVRMVPIESVLQKFPRMIRDLTKALGKKMELTMTGEETEMDRTVVDEIGDPLMHLLRNSADHGIEDSETRLARGKDETGQIFLHAYQDGNSVVIEVGDDGNGIDANIVRNKAVEKGIMTREEADVLTEQQAVELLFHPGFSTAKQVSEISGRGVGLDVVKSKVESLSGTVTVNTKLGEGSTWIIRLPLTLAIIQGLMVEVGGEKYAIPLDSIQSIENVPVSDIKFVSNKEVINLRGSVTRLIRMNEVLDNESTNDPNEDMIVVITKRGDQQVGLVIDKLEGQLEIVIKPLGKYMTKCKFISGATILGDGEIALILDTNQIGG; translated from the coding sequence ATGGATACTTCCCAATATCTAGGCGTGTTTCTTGATGAAGCTAAGGAACATATCCAGACTCTGAACGATGCTATTATGACTCTGGAAGATGATCCTACCAACGAAGATTGTGTCAATGAGATATTCCGTTCGGCACATTCCATGAAGGGTATGGCAGGAACCATGGGCTATAAGCGCATGCAGCAGCTGACCCATGACATGGAAGATGTATTTTCTGATGTGCGTAATGGTACTTTAAAAGTTGACACACATATGACTGATACCCTGTTCAAATGCCTTGACGCGGTTCAGGAATATGTTGATAATATCGAATCTTCACAGGATGAAGGTACGGAAGAAAATGCAGACCTTATTCAGGCTCTTGCAGATATTCGTGCCGGCAAGTCTGGCGGAGGAGGCGGGGCAGCACCCGCATCAGCGCCTGCAGCACCTGCAGCAGAAGGCGCACCCGCAGCTGCAGCACCTGCTTCTTCAGCAGAACCTGCAGTTCCTCATGGTGATTGGCATCTTATTCCTCTTGATGATACAGCCAAAGAGGCTATCAAAAAGGGTATTGCTGACAGCCGTAAGGTATTTGGTCTTACGGTCAAGATTCAGGATACCTGTCTGTTAAAAGCTGCCAGAGCTTTCCTTGTAGTTAAAGGTCTGGAAGATATCGGCGAAGTTGTTGCTTCTGACCCCAGCAATCAGGATATCGAAGATGAGAAATTTGATTTTGTTTTCTCACTTATTGTTATTACTGATACTGAGGATGTCGAGAAAGTTTCAGAAATCGCCAAGAATGTATCTGAAATTGAATCGGTTGAAATAGGTGAATTTGATCCTGATGCACCTGCTCCTGCACCAGCAGCAGAAAACGCACCTGCAGCAGCGGCTCCGGCACCAGCAGCTCCGGCGGCACCTGCTCCTGCACCTGCACCTGCAGCCGCAGCTCCGGCACCAGCGCCTGCAGCAAAGCCTGCTGAAGCTGGCAAAGCTGCTGATGCTAAGAAACCTGCAGGAAAGCCTGTTGTATCAAGAACAATTCGTGTTGATACAGAAAAGCTCGATTCCCTTATGAACCAGGTATCAGAGCTTATCATTGCAAAGAACTCACTTATCTCTGCAACTGAGTCAGCAGGAATTCAGAACAGTAATGTTACTGAACAGATAGAATATCTTGAATCAGTAACAACCAACCTTCATGAATCAGTCATGAAAGTTCGAATGGTTCCTATCGAATCAGTACTTCAGAAGTTCCCTCGTATGATCAGAGATCTTACAAAGGCTCTTGGTAAGAAGATGGAACTGACCATGACCGGTGAAGAGACAGAAATGGACCGTACCGTTGTTGATGAGATCGGTGATCCTTTGATGCACCTTCTCAGAAACAGTGCCGACCATGGTATCGAAGATTCTGAGACAAGACTTGCCCGTGGCAAGGATGAGACAGGACAAATTTTCCTTCATGCTTATCAGGATGGTAACTCAGTTGTTATCGAGGTTGGTGATGATGGTAATGGTATAGATGCCAACATAGTAAGAAATAAGGCTGTTGAAAAGGGTATCATGACCCGTGAAGAAGCTGATGTTCTTACAGAGCAGCAGGCGGTAGAACTTCTTTTCCATCCTGGATTCTCAACTGCCAAGCAGGTTTCCGAGATTTCAGGCCGAGGCGTTGGTCTTGATGTTGTTAAGAGTAAGGTTGAATCTCTCTCCGGTACAGTAACAGTAAATACTAAGCTCGGAGAAGGATCCACATGGATCATAAGACTTCCTCTTACACTTGCTATCATCCAGGGTCTCATGGTTGAAGTTGGTGGCGAAAAATATGCTATTCCGCTTGATTCCATTCAGTCTATTGAAAATGTTCCTGTATCGGATATCAAGTTTGTATCAAATAAAGAGGTTATTAACCTCCGTGGTAGTGTAACAAGACTTATCAGAATGAATGAAGTTCTTGATAATGAGTCTACAAATGATCCTAACGAAGACATGATCGTAGTTATCACCAAACGCGGTGATCAGCAGGTTGGTCTCGTTATTGATAAACTTGAGGGTCAGCTGGAGATCGTTATCAAACCTCTTGGCAAGTACATGACGAAGTGTAAGTTCATAAGCGGCGCTACAATCCTTGGCGATGGCGAAATTGCACTCATTCTTGATACCAATCAGATAGGAGGGTGA